From a region of the Mus pahari chromosome 12, PAHARI_EIJ_v1.1, whole genome shotgun sequence genome:
- the LOC110330024 gene encoding carbonic anhydrase 15 isoform X2 produces the protein MWAWDFLLSFLLTQLAAQVDSSGTWCYDSQDPMCGPTHWKELAPACGGPTQSPINIDLRLVQRDYALKPFVFQGYDSAPQDPWILENDGHTVLLRVNSCQRNCPAIRGAGLPSPEYRLLQLHFHWGSPGHQGSEHSLDEKHGSMEMHMVHMNTKYQSVGDARSQPDGFAILAVLLVEEDRDNTNFSAIVSGLKNVSSPGVAVNLTSTFALASLLPSAVGLLRYYRYSGSLTTPGCEPAVLWTVFENTVHIGRAQVVQFQAVLQTGPPGLHPRPLTDNFRPQQPLGGRRISASPEASVRSSVSTLPCLHLVLLGLGVGLRLWQGP, from the exons ATGTGGGCCTGGGACTTcctgctcagcttcctgcttaCACAACTGGCGGCACAGGTGGACTCCAGTG GTACCTGGTGCTACGACTCCCAAGACCCAATGTGTG GCCCTACCCACTGGAAGGAACTAGCACCTGCCTGTGGGGGCCCAACCCAGTCCCCTATCAACATTGACCTTCGATTGGTCCAGCGGGACTATGCTCTTAAGCCTTTCGTCTTTCAAGGCTATGATTCAGCACCTCAAGATCCTTGGATCCTGGAGAATGATGGCCATACAG TGCTACTGCGAGTAAATTCCTGTCAACGGAACTGTCCAGCCATCCGAGGGGCTGGGCTTCCATCACCAGAGTACCGGCTACTGCAGCTGCATTTCCACTGGGGCAGCCCAGGGCACCAAGGCTCCGAGCACAGCCTGGATGAGAAGCATGGCTCTATGGAG atgcacatggtgcacatgaaCACAAAGTACCAGAGTGTGGGGGACGCACGGAGCCAACCAGATGGGTTCGCTATACTGGCTGTGCTGTTGGTG GAGGAGGACAGGGACAATACCAATTTTTCTGCCATTGTGTCTGGCCTGAAAAATGTATCTTCACCTG GGGTAGCTGTGAATCTGACGTCTACCTTTGCACTGGCCTCTCTGCTGCCAAGTGCTGTGGGGCTCTTGCGATACTACCGATACTCTGGGTCTCTGACCACGCCGGGCTGTGAGCCAGCGGTGCTCTGGACTGTTTTTGAAAACACCGTACACATTGGGCGTGCGCAG GTAGTCCAGTTCCAGGCCGTGCTCCAGACTGGGCCACCAGGTTTGCACCCCAGACCACTCACGGATAATTTCCGCCCCCAGCAGCCTCTTGGAGGGCGCAGGATATCAGCCTCTCCCGAAGCATCCGTCAGATCTTCAGTCTCTACCCTGCCCTGTTTGCACCTGGTTCTTTTGGGCTTGGGAGTTGGCCTGAGGCTCTGGCAAGGTCCCTAG
- the LOC110330024 gene encoding carbonic anhydrase 15 isoform X1, with translation MGQYACRRCQMGAAAARCVEGRGGASGYMESLIVLPDLPSRPLLQTLVLVFSGPTHWKELAPACGGPTQSPINIDLRLVQRDYALKPFVFQGYDSAPQDPWILENDGHTVLLRVNSCQRNCPAIRGAGLPSPEYRLLQLHFHWGSPGHQGSEHSLDEKHGSMEMHMVHMNTKYQSVGDARSQPDGFAILAVLLVEEDRDNTNFSAIVSGLKNVSSPGVAVNLTSTFALASLLPSAVGLLRYYRYSGSLTTPGCEPAVLWTVFENTVHIGRAQVVQFQAVLQTGPPGLHPRPLTDNFRPQQPLGGRRISASPEASVRSSVSTLPCLHLVLLGLGVGLRLWQGP, from the exons ATGGGCCAGTATGCTTGCAGACGTTGTCAGATGGGTGCTGCTGCAGCCaggtgtgtggagggcagaggggggGCATCTGGGTATATGGAATCCCTCATTGTACTCCCAGACTTGCCTTCTAGACCCCTGCTGCAGACTCTAGTCCTTGTTTTCTCAGGCCCTACCCACTGGAAGGAACTAGCACCTGCCTGTGGGGGCCCAACCCAGTCCCCTATCAACATTGACCTTCGATTGGTCCAGCGGGACTATGCTCTTAAGCCTTTCGTCTTTCAAGGCTATGATTCAGCACCTCAAGATCCTTGGATCCTGGAGAATGATGGCCATACAG TGCTACTGCGAGTAAATTCCTGTCAACGGAACTGTCCAGCCATCCGAGGGGCTGGGCTTCCATCACCAGAGTACCGGCTACTGCAGCTGCATTTCCACTGGGGCAGCCCAGGGCACCAAGGCTCCGAGCACAGCCTGGATGAGAAGCATGGCTCTATGGAG atgcacatggtgcacatgaaCACAAAGTACCAGAGTGTGGGGGACGCACGGAGCCAACCAGATGGGTTCGCTATACTGGCTGTGCTGTTGGTG GAGGAGGACAGGGACAATACCAATTTTTCTGCCATTGTGTCTGGCCTGAAAAATGTATCTTCACCTG GGGTAGCTGTGAATCTGACGTCTACCTTTGCACTGGCCTCTCTGCTGCCAAGTGCTGTGGGGCTCTTGCGATACTACCGATACTCTGGGTCTCTGACCACGCCGGGCTGTGAGCCAGCGGTGCTCTGGACTGTTTTTGAAAACACCGTACACATTGGGCGTGCGCAG GTAGTCCAGTTCCAGGCCGTGCTCCAGACTGGGCCACCAGGTTTGCACCCCAGACCACTCACGGATAATTTCCGCCCCCAGCAGCCTCTTGGAGGGCGCAGGATATCAGCCTCTCCCGAAGCATCCGTCAGATCTTCAGTCTCTACCCTGCCCTGTTTGCACCTGGTTCTTTTGGGCTTGGGAGTTGGCCTGAGGCTCTGGCAAGGTCCCTAG